The genomic window GCGGCCCTGTGCCAGCTCCCGGTCATGGAAGCACTGGAGCTGCTCGGGGCTGGAGAAGTGCAGCTCGAAGGTGGGATTGCCCGTGTGCACCAGGTCCGCCACCACCTCCCCCGGGTAGAGGAAGCGCACCCCGAAGCCGTCCTGCTCCTCCTCCCGGAGCTCCGGGGGGACCAGCCGGTGGCGCTGCACCACGGCCTCGAACATCACGAAATTCTTCGGATCCAGGTGCACCTGGACGTGGATGCGCGTATCGAGCGGTACCAGGTGGTTCGTGACGATGAAGGCGCCGCCCTTGGAGATGTCCCCGGTGAAACCGGACTCCGAGAGGTCCTCCGTACCGAAACGAACCGTGTACTGCTGCTTGAACCTCCGGTATCTCCGCTTCTCCACCATCGGGCGTCTCCTGAGAGCCTCGCCTGGATTTGCCGCACCCGGCCCGCAGTGTGCCACGAGTCGTGCCGTTCCGGCTGTATCAGCTTGCTCGGTGCTAAGAACGAAAATCAGGGGGCTTCCTGGAATCCCCCCTCGCGTTTCCGGGTTTCCCCTATCTGCCGCCCAGGCGGCCCTGCCTAGAGATTTCCTTGGATTCCAAAAACGAAAGCCGCATCGCCCTCTTCCTCGACTTCGAGAACCTCGTCACCAACACCGGCATCAGCTCCGCGGGGTTCGACCTGCAGCCCTCCATGGACCGGCTGCTGGAGAAGGGCAAGGTGGTCTTCCGCCGGGCCTACTGTGACTGGTCCCGCTTCGCGGACGCCAAGGGGCGGCTGCACGAGTACGGCGTGGAGCTGGTGGACGTGCCCCCCTCCACGCGGGCGGGCAAGAACGGGGCGGACATGCGCCTCGTCATCGACGCGCTGGAGCTGTGCTACGCGCGCGAACATATCGACACCTTCGTCATCGCCTCGGGCGACAGCGACTTCTGTCCGCTGGCGTACAAGCTGCGCGAGAACGGCCGCACCGTCATCGGCCTGGCGGTGAAGGAGTCCACCTCGCCCCTGTTCGTGAAGGCCTGTGACGAGTTCCTCTACCTGCGCCCGAAGCAGTCCACGCCGCGCGGGGAGAAGGACAAGCGCGGCGGCGAGGAGTCCCCCCGGGGCTCGCGCGCCGGCCGCCATGCGGAGGGCAAGGGGAGCAAGGCCGCCGAGAAGGAGGCCGCGGCCAAGGCCACCCCCAAGGTGCCGGACATCGCGCGCAAGGTGGTCCAGCGCCTGCTGGGCAGCGCCGCGGGCCCCATCAACCCCTCCCTCATCAAGGAGACCATCGTCCGCAAGGAGCCCGACTTCGACGAGCGCGACCATGGCTTCCCCACCTTCGCCCGCCTGCTGGAGGCCATGGAGCAGGAGGGCATCCTCAAGCGGCAGCAGCAGGGGCGGCAGTGGTACGTGGTGTCTCCGGAGACGCCCGAGGCCCGGCCCAGCTCCTCGCGCCGCTCGCGGGAGGCCCGGGAGACCAAGCAGGAAGAGGAGGTCGAGGACGAGGAGCTGGAGTCCTATCCGGACCCTGAGGACAGCGAGGGCTGAGCCCCGGGGGGCCTCCGGTCAGCGCGTGACGGAGGCCAGGATCTCGAAGGAGCGCAGGCGCGCCGCGTGCTCGTAGATCTGCGCGGTGGTGATGAGCTCGTCGGCCCCCGTGCGCTCGATGAAGGCCTCGACACCGCGCCTCACCGTGTCGGGGGACCCCACGACCGAGCAGGCCAGCGCGCTCTCGACGCCCATCTGCTCCAGGGGGGACCAGAGCGACTCGATGCTGTCGATGGGCGGCTGGAGGGGCCCTGGACGGCCCCGGCGCAGGTGGATGAACTGCTGCTGGACGGAGGTCATCAGCCGCTTGGCCTCGGCGTCCGTCTCGGCGGCGAAGACGTTGAGGCCCAGCATGGCGTAGGGCTTGCTGAGCTGCTCGGAGGGCTGGAAGCCGCTGCGGTACACGCGCAGCGCGTCCATCATCAGGTCCGGCGCGAAGTGGGAGGCGAACGCGAAGGGCAGCCCCAGCCGCGCGGCCAGCTCCGCGCTGAACAGGCTGGAGCCCAGCAGCCAGAGGGGCACGTTCAGCCCGGCGCCCGGCACGGCGCGGACCGCCTGGTTCGGCACGGCCTCGCGGAAGTAGAACTGCAGCTCCAGCACGTCCTGAGGGAAGGAGTCCGCGGTGCCCATCATGTCCCGGCGCAGCGCCCGGCTGGTGCGTTGATCCGTTCCGGGGGCCCGCCCCAGGCCGAGATCGATGCGGCCCGGGTAGAGCGAGGCCAGGGTGCCGAACTGCTCGGCCACCATGAGCGGCGCATGGTTGGGAAGCATGATGCCGCCGGAGCCCACCCGGATGCGCTGGGTGCCCCCGGCCACGTGGCCAATCACCACCGCCGTCGCGGCGCTGGCGATGCCGGGCATGTTGTGGTGCTCGGCCAGCCAGAAGCGGTGGTAGCCCCAGCGCTCGGCGTGCTGCGCCAGATCCAGCGTGTTGCGGAAGGCATCCGCGGCGGTCGCCCCCTGGATGATGGGGGCGAGATCCAGCACAGACAGAGGAATCATGGGCGACAGGCTCCTGGGGCCCACGGGAAGACCCGTGCGCACATTCCTGTAACGGGCAGTACAGGTTTGTGGTAACACGCGGGTCCCGCGCGGGCAAGCAAGCCTCACGCGCCCCAGGGGGCCGAGGCCTTCCCTGGCCGGCCGGACTACTTCTGGGCCGCCTGGGCCTTCTCCTGCTTCTCCTCCCCATCCTCGTCCTCGTCCTCGAAGGACAGCTGGCAGCCCGACTCCTCGTCGAGCGCGCCCTGGATGAAGCTCTGGATGAGATCCTTGCCGTTGAAGGCCAGGTTGAAGTTCACCTTGTCCCCGCCGAGCGTGGCGCCCTCGTCCATCTGAAGGGTGCCTCCCAGCGCGACGAGATCCCCCTGCACGTGGGCCTTCTTCCGCAGGCGGATGCCTCCGCCGATGGAGACCACCTTCCCCGTCACCACCGCACCGGCCTCGATGATGACCTTGCCCTGGATGGCCACCACGTCCTCCACCTCCGCGCCCTTGCGGACGATGACGTTGCCCTCGACGGCCACCGCGTCCTTGGCCTTCTCCCCGGCCTCCAGGACGAGGTCCGTGCCCTGAACGGCGCGGGAGCCCTCCTTGGATTGCACGGCGCACACCACGCGAGGGTGGGGCTCCGTCTTCGCTTCGGTGTCCTCCGCGAAGGCGGGGAAGGCCATCAGCGCTGCGAGGGCCAGGGGGGCAAGGGTCAGGGGGCGCATGAAAGAGGCTCCGCGAAGAGAGGACCTTCTCCCTACGGGGGAGCCCCCGCGCCCATTGCACCGGGCCTCAGAGGGCGGGCAGCAGCAGCGAGAACGTGGTGCCCCGGCCCACCTGGCTCTCCACGCGCATGGACCCGCCCATCTTCTGGATGATGGCGTGGCTGATGGACAGCCCCAGCCCGGTGCCGATTCCCGCGGGCTTGGTGGTGAAGAACGGATCGAAGATGCGCGGCAGCACCTCCGGGGGAATGCCGTGGCCCGTGTCGGAGATGTCGATGCGCACCTGCTGGCCCTCCAGCCGCGAGCGGACGGACAGCACGTGCTCCGCCGGGGAGCCCGGCCGCATGGCGTGCACGGCGTTGATGATGAGGTTGAGGAACACCTGCCCGAGCCGCCCCTCGCTGCCGAGCACCATGGGCAGGTTGCGCGCGTAGTCCTGCTTCAGCCGCGCCGTGTGCTTCAGCTCGCCCTGGGCGATGTGCAGCACCGCATCCAGGCTCCGGTGGATGTCCACGGGGCTCAGGTCATCGCCCTGGCCCGTGTGGGACAGCAGCCGCATGCCGCGGACGATGTCCCCGATGCGCAGGCTGCCCTCGATGCAGTCGGCGATGACCGAGCGGGCCTCGGACATCCGCTCCAGCAGCTCCTGCGGGAGCCCCACCAGCGAGGGAAGGTGCTGCTCCAGCTCGTCCTCCCATTGGCGCAGCAGATCCAGGTTGGCGAGCATGTAGGAGATGGGGTTGTTGATTTCATGGGCGATGCCCGCCGTCAGCACCCCCATGGCCGCCAGCCGGTCGTTCTGGATGCTCTGCTGCTCCAGGCGCCGCTTCTCGGTGAGATCCTGCGCGACGACGAGCTGGCGCCGGGCCTCGCCGGCCTCCTGGAGCGAGCCGATGAGCTGCACGGAGAGGCGCTCGCCCTGGGCCGAGCGCAGCCCCTGGTCCTCCAGACGCAGGGTGCCCCGGATGAGCAGGTCCGCCAGGGAATGGCGCAGCGCGGGGCGCTCGGGCTCGGGGGCCAGCGCGTCGAAGGGCACCCCCAGGAGCTGGGCGGCGGTGCGCCCCAGGAGACGCTCCGCCACGGGGTTGAGCTCCAGCACGCACCCGCGCTCGTCGAGCACGAAGACGGCGTCCCGGGAGGCCTCCATGAGCCTCCGGACGCGCTCGGTGGCGGCCACCACCTGGGTCTCCAGCAGCGCGGCGTACTGCTTGACCTGCCACAGGGCCTGCTGGAGCGCGGCCTCCTCGCGCCGGCGGTCGGTGATGTCCGCGAAGATGCCCAGGATGCTGTGCACCGCGCCGTCCGGCGCCCTCAGGGGGACCTTGCTGGTGAGCAGCCAGCGCTCCTCGCCGTGGAGCCGCTGAAAGGGCTCCTCGATGCCCACGCGGACCCGGCCGCTCTCCATCACCGCGAGATCATCCCGCCGGTAGGCGGCGGCCAGCTCCGGGAGCACGCCCATCTCGAGATCCGTCCGGCCCAGGAGCTCCTGGGGCGAGGAGAGCCGGAAGCACTGCGCGAACGCGTCATTGCAGCCCCGGTACTTGCCGTCCCCATCCTTCCAGAACACCGCGAAGGGAATGTGCGCGAGCACCTGGGTCAGCAGCTCCCGATGGGAGAGCAGCTCGCGCTGGATGTGCTGGCGCTGCCGCATCTCGGTCTGGAGGTTCTCGTTGAGGGCGTACAGGCGCGCCTGCGTCTCCTCCATCTGGGCGGAGCGGGCCTCGGCCTCCAGGAGCTGCTCGCGCAGGCGAAGCTGCGTCTCCACCTGGCGCCGCAGGTGCTCCAGGAGCCGCAGCTGCAGGGGGCTGAGCTTGCGGGGCACATGGTCGATGAGGCACAGCGCGCCCACCGGGTCCCCGTCCCGGGTCATCAGCGGCAGGGACACGTAGAAGCCCAGGGGCGACTCGCCCCGGACGAGCGGGTGGTTCTGGGTGCGCGCGTCCGCGCGGGCATCCTCGATGAGGCAGGGCTCCCCGGCGCCCTGGGGCGGGGAGAAACCCACGAAGCGCACCGGGTCCACCAGCGCCTCGAGGCCAACGCTGGCCTTGAGCCAGGGGCGCTCCAGGTCCGCGACGCGGATGAAGGCGATGGGCACCTCGCAGGACTCGGCGGCGAACCGGACGATGTCCTCGTACTCCGGCTCAGGGGAGCGATCGAAGAGTCCGGATGGGGAGCTTGCGAGCATTCGCCTCTCACTCATGGACTCCGGCAGCCCCCCCCGTTGGAAGCGTGGCTGAAGCATGGTTTTCGACTATCGGAGAGGGGATGGATGGGGTGCAAGACGCTCTCCATTGACACGTTCATCACTGGCGGTTTCGAGCCCACCGTCCACGCGGAACATCCAAAACAGGACGTCCCGCTTCCCGTGAGCCAAAAAGAAGCCCGCTCGCCAGGAAGGCCGAGCGGGCAGGAAGCGTCACCGGGCCCGAGGGGCCGGCGAGGGGACTACATCGACGCGGCCTTGGTGGTGCACCGGGTGCCGTCCGGCCGGGAGCTGTCCCAGTAACAGCCCGCGTAGGTGGGGCAGTACTGCTGGGTCTTGTAGCTGTTGCACCAGCTCTCGGGCGGGGCCATCTGCTCGACCTGCTCGGAGGTGGCCGGAGCCTCGGCCTCGGTAGCGGGACCACAGCCGCTCAGCACACCCAGAAGACCAACGATCGCAACGAAGCGCATGTGTGACCTCTTCCTGGAAAAGAAGGGAAGGCGCATTGTGTCATTTTCCCAGGGAACAGGAAGGGTTTTTTGGTGATAGGGTCAAGAGGCGTGTTCCCGCTGCTCTTCCTCTTGTTGACCCAAGTTCCGGCTGTTCCAGGAGAGACCACCTTGGTCTCCTTCTGCAAGCAGGGGAGGGCCAGTGCGTGTGAGGCCCTGAAACAGGCCAACCCTCAGAAGGCAGCCGAGATTGCCCGGGACTTGGCATCACTCAAGCTTGCCGAAGACGCGAGGGAAGCTTCTGACGCTGTCGCAGAGGAGAGTGAACCCGCGCCAGAGCCTCCTGACTGCAAAGGCCAAAAGCACCACGTCATTTCACGGCCCATCGCGAAAAGGCTCAAAGGCCATGCCACCCTTGACGGGGTGTATAAACCACGTGATTCAAGGTTTATCGCCAAGGCCAAGGACGATGAATCCCACTGTGGTTATCAGGAATGGCATCGAAGGGTAGACAAGGAAGTCATTGACTGGCTGAATGAAAATCCCAAGGCCACTCCAGAACAGTTCGAAAAATTTCTGCGAGCGATTTACAACCGTCCAGAGCTGCTCAAAAGATTCCCCCATGGTTTCTGAAGAACAGGGGGGGCCCCGATTCTTCGTCCTCGATGAGGACACCCTTGGGCCCCACGACACGCAAGCCTACGCCGCCGAGCCTGTCCAATACGGGGATGCGCCCAGGTGTCCTCACTGTCGCGAATTGCTGGCCATGAAGACGTGGCTGCCGCCGTTCCGCGTGGAACTGGAACTGCATGGCAAGGATTTCGGCGACTTCATTCACGGCCCCGGAAACAGCTTGCTGCTCTCTGAGCGCATGACAGAGGCCTATCTCAAACAAGAGTTTACCGGGCTCGTAGGCTTTGAGCCTGTCGACGTGGTCCGCATTCGCGGGAAGCGCAAGGGCTCCAAGCAGGAAGCACTCCCCCGGTATCACGTTGCGACCCCCTGCTTCAGCCATGCCGCCGTGGAGGTAGCACGCAGCCTGTTACGCTACAGTGAACCTGTCACATGTGGAGAGTGCCGCTCCGCGGGCTTGCAGTCCGTTCATGGCTTCGCACTGGATGCGGGAACCTGGCAGGGAGAGGATGTGTTCCGTGCCCGTGGCATGCCGGGCAAGAACCTTGTTTCTGGCCGGTTCGCCACGTTCGTGGCGCACGCCGAGTTCACGAACATCCAGCTCATTCCCATCGAAGAGTACGTCCGCGATCCTCTTCGTCTGGGCCCGCCCGCGAGTGGAGCTACCGGCGCTTCTTGAGCCAGCGGCTCACGCTCACCTTCCGGATCCGGCCTCCGAACAGGTACCAGGTGAACACCGCGCTGAAGAATGCCGCCGACATGGCCACGCCGATGATGCCCAGCACCGGCGTGTTTCCATACATCCATGGCTTCTGTGCGAACGCGATGAACGTTCCCACGATGAAGCCACACGCGCACAGGCCCACGAACGCGATGATGGCCGCGCTGCGCAGGTTCTCGTTCAGCCGGTCGAACTGCTCGGCCCTCACCGTCACGCTGAACTTGCCTGACTCCAGATCCAGCAGGATCTGGGACAGCTGCGTGGGCAGGTCCGTCGCCAGCGACTGGAAGCGCAAGAGCGTGCGCATCAGCCCACCCTGGAGCTGGCTGGGGTCATACCGGCCCGCCAGCAGCTCCTTCGCGTAGGGCAGGGCGACCTCCAGGATGTTCATCTCCGGGTAGAGGCTCCGGAGCATGCCCTCCATCGAGATGGAGGCCCGGCTCAACAGGGCGTACTCCTTGGGAATCCGGATCCGGTACTTCACCGCCAGGTCCAGCAGATCCCGGAGCAGCGTCTGCGCGTCCACCTCGCCCAGCGTCGTGGGCAGGTGCTGTCCCAGGATGGCCTCGATGTCGTTGCGGAACCCCGCCAGGTTCGCCCGCGCGTCCGCCACGCCCACCCGGTAGAGCAGCCGCGCCACCGAGTCGCTGTCCTTCAGCGCCACCGCCAGGCACAGCATCACCAGCGTCTCCTGCATCGGCTTGGTGAGCCGTCCCACCACCCCGAAGTCCAGCAGCGCCAGCCGGTTGCCCTCCAGCACGAGGAGGTTTCCCGGGTGGGGGTCTCCGTGAAACAGGCCGTCCTCGAAGAGCTGGCGGAAGCTCCCATCCAGCAGGTGCCGCGCCAGCGTCTCCCGGTCCTCCTTGGCCAGCTGCGCCTGGCTGATCTTCACCCCGGAGATGAACTCCAGCGTCAGCACCCGGCGGCTGGACAGCTCCTCGTAGACCCGGGGAATCTTCAGGTACGGCCGCTCGGTGTGGTTGGCCAGGAAGGCCCGGATGTTCGAGGCCTCGTTGATGAAGTCCAGCTCCTCGTGGATGGCCCGGTCGAACTCGTCGACGATGCCCGTGGGCGTGTACACGCCCGTCTCCTCCACCACCGCCTCCAGCAGCCGCGCCAGCGAGCGCAGCACCGTCAAATCCGAGTCGATCCGCTCGGCGATTCCCGGCCGCTGCACCTTCACCGCCACCTCTTCGCCCGACAGCGTCACCGCCCGGTGCACCTGGGCGATCGACGCGGCCGCCAGGGGCACCGGTTCAATCTTCGCGAACAGCTCGTCCACCTCACGGCCCAGCGACTCGCGGATCTGCGCGTGCACCTGCTCCAGTGGGATGGGGTCCACCTGGTCCTGGAGCATCGCCAGCTCCTCGATGACCTCGGCCGGCAGCAGGTCTCCGCGCGTGGAGAGGATCTGCCCCAGCTTGACGAAGGTGGGTCCCAGATCGTTCAGCAGCATCCGGAAGCGGCGCGCCGTGGAGGCCCGCTGGGCTTCCGGGGAGACTTCCACCTTCTCCTTGCGCCCCAGCATACGCCAGAGGCCCGCACGTTCGGTGAGCTCGCCAAAGCCGTGCCGGGCGGCGATGACCGCGATCTGACGCACTCGGTTAAGATCCTGGAGAATCACGCGGCGCGGACCTTCCCACGGCCGGGCCACGCCCGCAATCCAGCGAATTCAGGGGAGCGCAAACCGCTGAGGTGGACCGTCCTGTACGGTCTACCGTCTTACACGCGCCCTGTCCGGCCTATGCTCCCACAGGCATGAAATCCGCGAATGTCCCCCTCGTTCCCTGGTTCTTGCTACTCCTCGGAAGCTTCACCGAGGGATGCTCAACGACGGCGCCCTCCACCGCACGCCGTACGTCGGCTTCGAGTTCACCAACCTACGTGGCCCAAACCACTGCCTGTTGGAACACGATGAGCTGCTGCATCCAGAAAAACCCCCTCACGCCGACTGCAAGCTGTGGGGCTTCTGCGCAGGACATCGCCGAAGCGCTCACCGGCGCCAAGGCACTCCATCAGGCGGCGAAGATGGAAGAGACCGCCGCGACAGACGCAGACGGTGTGCAGGCGGATGACTTCGCCAACAACGCTCACCTTCCAGAATGGAAGCAGGAGTGCATCCGGAACTACGTGGCTTGCCAGAATGAAACCGACTGGCAAGGCCCTTGTTACGATTGCCTCAGGCGCTGCGAGGGTCAGCAAGACTGGCCCTTCGGAATGTGCTGGCCGCTTGGCAAGAAGGAGAAGTGAGGCCGATGGAGAAGAATCTGGAGGACGATTGGTATCCCATCCGGATGCTGGACAACCGGGTCCAGCAGGGGGAGCCGCTCGTCCTCACCCCCGAGGTACGCGGCCTCCTTCAACGGACCGCTCCCACGGTGGCGATCAACGAGGCGGAGACAGAGGCCGCCTTGGCAAGTCCGGAGAAGGCCACCGCGCTCCTTCAGGAAATGCGGCGCCGCATCACGGAGGGCTCTCGCCGGCTCTCCCGCGCCTTGAACCAGATGTACAGGCTGCGGGATGGACGGGACCTAGAGGGGGCACGTCAGCAACTTCGAGAGCTGCTCGCCGTTGAAGTCGTGCCGCACTACCGGAACATCGCGGAAGGGCAGTTGGAAAAACTCGGCGATTAGTGGGTTGCTGCGGCGGAGGCTCTCCGGGGGCCGAAGCGCAGGAGCAGGTAGCCCACCACCGCGGACAGCAGCGAGCCCAGGAGAATGCCCAGCTTGGCCTCCGTCAGCAGTTCTTCCTTCCCCACGAACGCCAGGTTCGCCACGAAGAGCGCCACCGTGAAGCCGATGCCGGCAATCACCGCCACGCCGTGGAGCTGCGACAGCGGCGCCCCTCCCGGCATGGGCGACAGCTTCGCCTTCACCGCCACCCAGGTGAACAGGAAGATGCCCAGCTGCTTGCCCACGAACAGCCCCAGGATGATGCCCAGCGGCAGCGGCCTGCCCAGGTCCGCCAGCGACATGCCCGCGAGCGAGATGCCCGAGTTGGCCAGCGCGAACAGCGGGACGATGGCGTAGCCGATGTAGCCGTGCCACAGGTGGACGAAGCGGTTGAGCGGCGGCTCGATGTCCTCCAGCTGCTCCTCGATGGCCAGGAGCTGGGCGCTGCGGACCGCCTCGTCCTCGGGCTCGTCCACGCACCGGGCCACGTAGGTGGCCAGCTGCCCGAGCACCTCCCGGCCCGGGCGGGTGGGGCGCGCCGGGATGAACAGGCCCAGCACCACGCCGGACAGCGTGGCGTGCACCCCGCCGTGGTGCATCGTGTACCAGAGCGCCGCCCCCAGCACCGCGTAGACGAGGCCATTGCGCACGTAGAAGCGGTTGCACACGCCCAGCAACAGGGCCACCCCGCCCGCGGCCAGCAGCCACTCGGCGTGAATGCCCGTGCCGTAGAAGAAGGCGATGACGAGGATGCCGCCGATGTCATCGAAGATGGCCAGCGCCGTGAGGAACACCACCAGCGGGTGGGGCACCCGGCCCTTGAGCAGCGTCAGGCACCCGATGGAGAACGCGATGTCCGTGGCCATGGGAATCGCCCAGCCCCCGGCCGCCGGTGTCCCCGCGTTGAAGGCCAAATAAAGGAGGGCCGGCACCACCATGCCCCCCAGCGCCGCCACCAGGGGCAGCAGCGCCCGGGCCGGGGTGCGCAGCTCCCCCGCGGACAGCTCGCGCTTGATCTCCATCCCCACCAGGAAGAAGAAGAGCGTCATCAACCCGTCGTTGACGAACTCCTGAAAGGTGAAGGCCCCCCGAAACCCGGCTATCTCCAGGGCCAGGGGCGCCTCGAACAGGGCCGTGTAGAGCGGGGCCCACGGGGAGTTGGCCCACACCAGGGCCACCACCGCGCACAGGGCCAGCAGAATTCCGCTGCTGGCCTCCAGCCGGAAGAAGGCCTGGAGCGGGGCCAGCGCGGCCTTGAAGAGGGCGGGCACAGGGGGTGGGGGACGAGGATCCATGGTGGGCGGCAGGTTGCCCTCCCGGGAGCCGGACGTGAATTGGTTTCGGCCCCAAGCAAGGCGGATTTCTCCAGGGACTGTTAAAGGAGAATCCAGGTGACGTGAGGGGTAGGGCGCCGGAACGTTGATCCGGCAGGGTGGGCGTGAGACAAGGGAGACAATGGGCGTGACGCAGGCGAAGACCGTCAAGGATGTGGAGTCAGAGGCCGTGGCCACGGCCAACCCAGCGGGTATGGACGGCGGCACCGAGCCGGCCGGGGCCCGGGAGCTTGCCTCCCTGACCCCCATGATGCGGCAGTACCTGGAGACCAAGGCGCTCAATCCGGACGCCTTGCTCTTCTTCCGCCTGGGGGACTTCTACGAGCTGTTCTTCGAGGATGCCGTGAAGGCCTCGGAGCTCTTGCAGATCACCCTCACCGCGCGCTCCAAGAGCGGGGACCGCATCCCCATGTGTGGGGTGCCCTACCACTCGGCGCGGCGCTACATCGGCCGGCTCATCGAGCAGGGGCTCAAGGTGGCCATCTGCGATCAGATGGAGGCCCCCGGCAACGGGCCCGGCATCGTCCGGCGCGAGGTGACGCGCATCATCACCCCCGGCATGGTGCTGGATGACGAGGTGCTGGAGCCGCGCGCCAGCAACTTCCTGGCCGCCGTGCACTGGGGCGAGCGGGGCTTCGGGGCCGCGCTGCTCGAGGCCTCCACCGGCGAGTTCTTCACCGTGGAGGCCCCCAGCGCGCAGGAGCTGGTCGAGGCCCTCGCGCGCGTGGAGCCCCGGGAGCTGCTGGTGCCCGAGGGGCTCACCGGCGCGCCCGAGGTGGGCTTCCTCACCGCGCGGCTGTCCCGCGTGCCCGCCGTGGCGGGGATGGACAAGGCCGCCTTCGAGCCTGCCCGGGCCACGGCCTACCTGCGCGCGCACTTCGCGGTGGCCTCGCTGGAGGCCTTTGGCCTGGCCGATGCGCCGCTGGCCACGGGCGCCGCGGGCGCGGCCCTGCGCTACCTCAAGGACACCCAGAAGACGTCCGCGGCGCACGTGGACCGGCTCAGCCGCATGGAGCGCGCCGGGCACATGCTCATGGACGAGTCCTCCCGGGCCAACCTGGAGGTGCTCAAGACGCTGCGCGATGGGGCCCGGAAGGGGAGCCTGCTGGGCGTGCTCGACCGGACCGCCACCTGCATGGGCGCCCGGAAGCTGGCCCGCTGGCTGGCCGCCCCCCTGTGCGCCCTGCCAGAGATTCACGCCCGGCTGGACGCCGTGGAGGAGCTGTCCCAGCGCAGCGTGTGGCGCGAGGAGCTGACCACGCTCCTCAAGGAGGTGGCCGACCTGGAGCGGCTGTGCGGCCGGCTCTCGCTGGGCGCGGGCAACGCGCGGGACTTGCGCGCCCTGGGGGTGTCGCTGGCGCTGCTGCCCAAGCTCTCCAGCGCGCTGTCCCGGTGCACGGCCCCGCTGCTCCAGTCGCTCGCCGGGCCCCTGGGGGCCCTGCCCGAGCTGGCGGAGCTGCTCCTGCGGGCCGTCGTGGACGAGCCGCCCCTGGTCATCAAGGAGGGCGGGCTCATCCGCCAGGGCTTCCACGCGGAGCTGGATGAGATCGTCGCCCTGTCCACCTCGGGCAAGGACAAGCTGCTGGAGATCGAAACCCGCGAGCGCAAGCGCACGGGCATCGCCTCGCTGAAGGTCCGCTACAACAAGGTCTTCGGCTACTACTTGGAGGTGACGCGCAGCAACCTGGAGCTCGTCCCCAAGGACTACATCCGCAAGCAGACCACCGTGGGCGCCGAGCGCTTCATCACCCCCGAGCTCAAGGAGTTCGAGGAGAAGGTGCTCACCGCGGAGGAGCGGCGGTGCGCGCTGGAGCTGCGCCTGTTCGAGGAGCTGCGGGCCCAGGTGGTGGCCGCGGCCCCCCGCATCCGCTCGGCGGCGGAGGCGGTGGCCACATGTGACGCGCTGCTGTCCTTCGCGCGGTGCTCGGCGGAGTATGGCTACACGCGGCCGGTGGTGGATGACTCGGAGCTGTTCTCGCTTACCGGCGGGCGCCACCCGGTGGTGGAGCGGGTGCTGGCCGCGGGCGATGCGTTCGTCCCCAATGACGTCCGGTTGGACCCCAGCGACGCGCAGCTGCTCGTCATCACCGGCCCCAACATGGCCGGCAAGAGCACGGTGATGCGGCAGGTGGCGCTCACGGTGCTGATGGCCCAGGCGGGCTGCTTCGTCCCGGCGCGGGCGGCGCACATCGGCCTGTGCGACCGGATCTTCACGCGCGTGGGCGCGGCCGACAACCTGGCGCGCGGCCAGTCCACCTTCATGGTGGAGATGACGGAGACGAGCCACATCCTCCACCACGCCACGCGCCGCAGCCTCGTCATCCTGGATGAGATTGGCCGGGGCACCTCCACGTTCGATGGGCTCTCCATCGCCTGGGCGGTGGCCGAGCACCTGCACGACAAGATCGGCGCCCGGACGCTGTTCGCCACGCACTACCACGAGCTGGTGGACCTGGCGCGCGAGAAGCCCCGGGTGAAGAACCTGTGCGTCGCCGTGAAGGAGCAGGGCGGCAAGGTGCTCTTTTTGCGCAAGCTGGTGCCCGGTGGGGCCAACCGTTCCTACGGCATCGAGGTGGCGCGGC from Stigmatella erecta includes these protein-coding regions:
- the nhaA gene encoding Na+/H+ antiporter NhaA, producing the protein MDPRPPPPVPALFKAALAPLQAFFRLEASSGILLALCAVVALVWANSPWAPLYTALFEAPLALEIAGFRGAFTFQEFVNDGLMTLFFFLVGMEIKRELSAGELRTPARALLPLVAALGGMVVPALLYLAFNAGTPAAGGWAIPMATDIAFSIGCLTLLKGRVPHPLVVFLTALAIFDDIGGILVIAFFYGTGIHAEWLLAAGGVALLLGVCNRFYVRNGLVYAVLGAALWYTMHHGGVHATLSGVVLGLFIPARPTRPGREVLGQLATYVARCVDEPEDEAVRSAQLLAIEEQLEDIEPPLNRFVHLWHGYIGYAIVPLFALANSGISLAGMSLADLGRPLPLGIILGLFVGKQLGIFLFTWVAVKAKLSPMPGGAPLSQLHGVAVIAGIGFTVALFVANLAFVGKEELLTEAKLGILLGSLLSAVVGYLLLRFGPRRASAAATH
- a CDS encoding ABC1 kinase family protein; protein product: MILQDLNRVRQIAVIAARHGFGELTERAGLWRMLGRKEKVEVSPEAQRASTARRFRMLLNDLGPTFVKLGQILSTRGDLLPAEVIEELAMLQDQVDPIPLEQVHAQIRESLGREVDELFAKIEPVPLAAASIAQVHRAVTLSGEEVAVKVQRPGIAERIDSDLTVLRSLARLLEAVVEETGVYTPTGIVDEFDRAIHEELDFINEASNIRAFLANHTERPYLKIPRVYEELSSRRVLTLEFISGVKISQAQLAKEDRETLARHLLDGSFRQLFEDGLFHGDPHPGNLLVLEGNRLALLDFGVVGRLTKPMQETLVMLCLAVALKDSDSVARLLYRVGVADARANLAGFRNDIEAILGQHLPTTLGEVDAQTLLRDLLDLAVKYRIRIPKEYALLSRASISMEGMLRSLYPEMNILEVALPYAKELLAGRYDPSQLQGGLMRTLLRFQSLATDLPTQLSQILLDLESGKFSVTVRAEQFDRLNENLRSAAIIAFVGLCACGFIVGTFIAFAQKPWMYGNTPVLGIIGVAMSAAFFSAVFTWYLFGGRIRKVSVSRWLKKRR
- the mutS gene encoding DNA mismatch repair protein MutS, producing the protein MGVTQAKTVKDVESEAVATANPAGMDGGTEPAGARELASLTPMMRQYLETKALNPDALLFFRLGDFYELFFEDAVKASELLQITLTARSKSGDRIPMCGVPYHSARRYIGRLIEQGLKVAICDQMEAPGNGPGIVRREVTRIITPGMVLDDEVLEPRASNFLAAVHWGERGFGAALLEASTGEFFTVEAPSAQELVEALARVEPRELLVPEGLTGAPEVGFLTARLSRVPAVAGMDKAAFEPARATAYLRAHFAVASLEAFGLADAPLATGAAGAALRYLKDTQKTSAAHVDRLSRMERAGHMLMDESSRANLEVLKTLRDGARKGSLLGVLDRTATCMGARKLARWLAAPLCALPEIHARLDAVEELSQRSVWREELTTLLKEVADLERLCGRLSLGAGNARDLRALGVSLALLPKLSSALSRCTAPLLQSLAGPLGALPELAELLLRAVVDEPPLVIKEGGLIRQGFHAELDEIVALSTSGKDKLLEIETRERKRTGIASLKVRYNKVFGYYLEVTRSNLELVPKDYIRKQTTVGAERFITPELKEFEEKVLTAEERRCALELRLFEELRAQVVAAAPRIRSAAEAVATCDALLSFARCSAEYGYTRPVVDDSELFSLTGGRHPVVERVLAAGDAFVPNDVRLDPSDAQLLVITGPNMAGKSTVMRQVALTVLMAQAGCFVPARAAHIGLCDRIFTRVGAADNLARGQSTFMVEMTETSHILHHATRRSLVILDEIGRGTSTFDGLSIAWAVAEHLHDKIGARTLFATHYHELVDLAREKPRVKNLCVAVKEQGGKVLFLRKLVPGGANRSYGIEVARLAGLPQEVVGRARDILQNLESGELDDAGRPRVAVRRSAKTPAGQLGLFAGPAPVVPAVPAAHLKVLETLRDTAVDITTPLEALNLLARLQKELK
- a CDS encoding DUSAM domain-containing protein encodes the protein MEKNLEDDWYPIRMLDNRVQQGEPLVLTPEVRGLLQRTAPTVAINEAETEAALASPEKATALLQEMRRRITEGSRRLSRALNQMYRLRDGRDLEGARQQLRELLAVEVVPHYRNIAEGQLEKLGD